Proteins encoded within one genomic window of Thunnus albacares chromosome 13, fThuAlb1.1, whole genome shotgun sequence:
- the pho gene encoding phoenix, whose protein sequence is MKAGHHPVKRSGLDAITEVSSQSCHFVLETSPPDYVEKISRFLESSVGQSRQDLEANDSDSGDSLFLTQKSVPEAVRSRRRRHSTLRSDPTSPRDLEDGEDSCFAPHREDGRERREKKYRLPKYSFPFLTERKGKPKSNLLFVQQNTRLHNFGMGGFFKCVRELWQSYQRGDNLESSLLTVDVDGEEIPPLSEGEEEKSEDEDIKVVERKRFVLSSKAKCPQALNTPQKRHNHVKQQRKRRRASNASQEMSQGRQWKMLHKMPAKGSISRVTLSPSDTESTDDGASSCRAESRKSDEHIKSGRNIVAQTEMPKTKRCKRNLFYQNAGEEELHNDSDATSPVEYTQLDREVSVTVTADVSHIDDPSQTGQPEDESGTRESQDLLQSPPHLIRDTNGDESRVKKRKKEKGEHGGKDKLPEAQHAATSENVEITDADSPALQAGGKLEINENNQMENSLHDDNTLRQEGERSVEDGVNEREIPPLKQKKKKRNKNKVAVGNSGQEDKGGNLECDVRMEEDSVFSESCNVVSDGTEKKKKKKKKKRKRSSEQEEDVEQLSSGVVAEPLNDDAETQKKKKKRKKEKRVINAEEVLNSTLDQLEEHESCLENTAASQETLDSSCVKRKKHKKKKQSSSNDATQSGEEDGVDVSMSNDAATLAGKKKKKKKPGFDVCDGIDTSSGEVADKTQKATGDEDAELVTKKKKKNKEKKRMSEILSRHISDDTVAQSHDSASVREKEKKRASSFLAADAEGNCAQTNKDKSPPSQAVAVSAGAFETESAEMAGNLSVAESNDGVRKKKRKRKMSDKGHERDFEEPNETCQSDLPETTDGGVKRKKKRRREESEPVTPTESAADVECLQIDEAVVLKKKKKKKKKIKENPPTDIEDAESEIFTLTSHKKKQFASPLDPKGEHGHSAERSHDSRTSDQAAKETADIAAPEVPGSQTLNDVKDKKKKMKKKRTDNVLPEGQSLAESVELESHKHKKKERNNPTAVPSFISSSSMLPDTDSPSRFEMSSSDNISKNKRIKAKRRLYNLSEDFLMH, encoded by the exons ATGAAGGCAGGGCATCATCCTGTAAAGAGAAGTGGATTAGATGCCATCACTGAGGTATCATCACAGTCATGTCACTTTGTGCTGGAAACGTCTCCTCCGGATTATGTGGAGAAGATATCGCGGTTTCTTGAGTCTTCTGTGGGACAGAGCAGACAGGACCTAGAGGCTAACGACAG tgatTCAGGGGACAGCTTGTTTCTAACTCAGAAGTCGGTACCTGAGGCTGTGAGGTCACGAAGGCGGCGTCACTCCACCTTGAGGTCAGACCCAACATCTCCCAGAGATCTAGAGGACGGTGAGGATTCATGCTTCGCTCCCCACAGAGAGGatggcagagagaggagagagaagaaatacAGACTGCCAAAATACAGCTTCCCTTTCCTCACGGAGAGGAAGGGCAAGCCCAAGAGCAATCTGTTGTTTGTCCAGCAGAATACAAGGCTCCAT AATTTTGGGATGGGAGGCTTCTTTAAATGTGTCAGAGAGCTGTGGCAGAGCTATCAAAGAGGAGATAATCTGGAGTCATCTTTACTAACAGTAGATGTGGACGGGGAGGAGATACCTCCGTTGTCAGA aggagaagaagaaaagtctgAGGATGAGGACATCAAAGTGGTG GAAAGGAAACGTTTTGTGCTGTCATCTAAAGCAAAGTGCCCACAAGCCTTGAACACTCCACAGAAGAGACACAACCACGTAAaacaacagaggaagaggaggagagctaGTAATGCCAGTCAAGAAATGTCACAAGGAAGGCAATGGAAGATGCTGCATAAAATGCCAGCTAAGGGATCCATATCAAGGGTAACGTTATCGCCTTCAGATACAGAGAGCACAGACGATGGAGCGTCTTCTTGTAGAGCGGAAAGCAGGAAGAGTGATGAACATATAAAAAGTGGCAGGAACATTGTGGCCCAAACTGAAATGCCAAAAACAAAGAGATGCAAGAGGAATCTTTTCTACCAAAACGCAGGAGAGGAAGAGCTTCATAATGATAGTGATGCTACAAGCCCAGTGGAGTATACGCAGCTGGACAGAGAGGTATCAGTCACTGTGACAGCTGATGTTTCTCACATAGATGATCCGTCCCAAACAGGTCAACCAGAGGACGAATCTGGAACCAGAGAAAGCCAAGATCTCCTGCAAAGTCCCCCACACCTCATAAGGGACACCAATGGTGATGAAAGCAGGgtaaagaagagaaaaaaagagaaaggagagcaCGGCGGTAAAGACAAGCTGCCTGAAGCTCAGCATGCTGCAACATCTGAGAATGTGGAAATCACAGATGCAGATTCCCCGGCGCTGCAGGCTGGCGGCAAGCTGGAgattaatgaaaacaatcagaTGGAGAACTCGTTGCATGACGACAACACGCTGagacaggaaggagagaggagtgTGGAAGATGGTGTCAATGAGAGAGAAATACCccctttaaaacaaaagaaaaagaagagaaacaagaatAAGGTTGCAGTAGGAAATAGTGGTCAAGAGGACAAGGGTGGTAATTTAGAATGTGACgtgaggatggaggaggatTCTGTGTTTTCAGAGAGCTGTAATGTGGTGAGTGACgggacagagaaaaagaagaagaagaagaaaaaaaagaggaaaagaagcagTGAGCAAGAGGAGGATGTGGAGCAGTTATCCTCCGGCGTAGTTGCCGAACCTCTAAATGACGATGCTGagacacagaagaaaaagaagaaaaggaaaaaggaaaagagagttATAAATGCAGAGGAAGTATTGAATTCAACTTTAGATCAGTTAGAAGAACATGAGAGTTGTTTAGAAAAtactgcagcttctcaagaaaCGTTAGACTCCAGTtgtgtgaagagaaaaaagcacaaaaagaagaaacagtccTCCTCTAATGATGCTACTCAATCTGGAGAAGAAGATGGTGTAGATGTGAGCATGTCTAATGATGCTGCAACTCTggcaggaaagaagaagaagaagaaaaaaccaGGTTTCGATGTGTGTGATGGGATAGATACGTCTTCTGGGGAAGTTGCTGACAAAACCCAGAAAGCAACTGGAGACGAAGATGCTGAGCTGGTGaccaagaaaaagaagaagaacaaggagaagaaaagaatgaGTGAAATATTGAGCAGACATATCTCAGATGACACTGTGGCACAAAGCCATGATTCAGCGTCTGTGcgggaaaaggaaaagaagagggCCTCTTCCTTCCTTGCTGCTGATGCAGAGGGAAACTGtgctcaaacaaacaaagataaaagcCCTCCTTCGCAAGCTGTTGCCGTCAGCGCCGGTGCTTTCGAGACAGAATCAGCAGAAATGGCTGGAAATTTGTCTGTCGCAGAGTCTAACGACGGggtcaggaaaaagaaaaggaagaggaagatgtcAGATAAAGGTCACGAGCGGGATTTTGAGGAACCAAACGAAACATGTCAGAGCGATTTGCCCGAAACTACTGACGGTGGggtgaaaaggaagaagaaacgGAGGCGAGAGGAAAGTGAGCCGGTAACCCCCACGGAAAGTGCAGCTGATGTGGAATGTTTGCAAATTGATGAGGCTGTTGtgttgaagaagaagaagaagaagaagaaaaagataaaagagaaTCCACCAACTGACATTGAAGATGCTGAATCAGAAATATTCACGCTGACttcacacaagaaaaaacaattcgCCTCTCCTCTGGATCCAAAGGGCGAACATGGTCACAGTGCTGAAAGATCCCATGATAGCAGGACTTCTGACCAAGCCGCCAAGGAAACAGCAGACATAGCAGCTCCAGAAGTACCTGGAAGTCAGACATTAAATGATGtcaaagacaagaaaaagaaaatgaaaaagaaacgCACTGATAACGTCTTGCCGGAGGGGCAATCGTTGGCTGAATCTGTTGAATTAGAGTcccataaacataaaaagaaggaaagaaataatCCAACTGCTGTCCCCAGTTTCATATCCAGTAGCTCCATGTTACCAGACACTGACTCTCCTTCACGTTTTGAAATGTCCTCCTCTGACAATATCAGTAAAAACAAGCGCATAAAAGCGAAGAGGAGACTTTATAATCTGAGTGAGGACTTCCTCATGCACTGA
- the c13h11orf54 gene encoding ester hydrolase C11orf54 homolog, whose protein sequence is MADISKTEKVQLHTPDLEELRGVLQTGLETNFAEVQVCVVECPDLTKEPFQFPVKGLCGNPRITDVGGVPYLIPLAQKHKEYNMNTVSKELELPGAFILGAAAAPSRITGMNAELMPLVLTEAEGRPAVNSSYFSSINPADGQCLQEKYSDRFSGCNFALLGNLYACEGKSGKVIEVRAKKRTGGHSLVTALRKTLEDRYPDKSLALGGTFIIQKGKAKIHIMPREFSACPLNTNDEVNNWLKHFEVSAPLICQSVLVSRDPGLDLRVEHTHCFSHHGEGGHYYIDTTPDSVEYLGYFMPAEFVYRIDRPRETHTVGRD, encoded by the exons ATGGCAGATATCAGCAAAACTGAGAAGGTCCAGCTGCACACACCAGATCTGGAGGAACTGCGGGGTG TATTACAAACAGGACTGGAAACCAACTTCGCAGAAGTTCAGGTTTGTGTTGTCGAGTGTCCAGATCTCACCAAAGAGCCCTTCCAGTTTCCTGTCAAAG GCTTGTGTGGAAATCCTCGTATCACTGATGTTGGTGGTGTACCGTACCTGATCCCCTTGGCTCAAAAGCACAAG GAGTACAACATGAACACTGTATCAAAGGAGCTGGAGCTGCCTGGAGCGTTCATCCTCGGTGCAGCAGCTGCTCCCTCCAGAATCACTGGGATGAACGCGGAG CTGATGCCTCTGGTTCTGACTGAAGCGGAGGGAAGGCCCGCAGTGAACAGCAGCTACTTCTCCTCCATCAATCCAGCCGATGGCCAGTGTTTGCAAGAGAAATACAGCGACAGATTCTCCGGCTGCAACTTCGCACTACTGGGCAATCTTTATGCTTGTGAAGGGAAGTCCGGGAAG GTCATAGAGGTGAGGGCTAAGAAGAGAACAGGAGGCCACAGTCTCGTGACGGCCTTGAGGAAGACTCTTGAAGATCGTTACCCTGATAAAAGCCTGGCTCTGGGAGGCACCTTCATCATCCAGAAAGGGAAAGCTAAAATCCATATCATG CCTAGAGAGTTCTCAGCCTGCCCCCTCAACACCAACGATGAGGTCAACAACTGGCTCAAGCACTTTGAGGTCAGCGCCCCACTCATCTGCCAGTCAGTGCTCGTATCCAGAGATCCT GGTTTAGACCTGCGTGTGGAGCACACCCACTGCTTCAGTCACCATGGAGAAGGTGGCCACTACTACATAGACACCACACCCGACAGTGTGGAGTACCTGGGCTACTTCATGCCTGCAGAGTTTGTCTACCGCATCGACAGGCCCAGAGAGACCCACACAGTTGGACGGGATTGA
- the akap10 gene encoding A-kinase anchor protein 10, mitochondrial, which translates to MSFFKRKAKSKEPERVTDAKVNRAPVSPHSPSLGLRNHHAIQEAAGPSHVAINAISANMDSFARGRTAILKKQPSHMEAAHFGDLGHSSVNYQPQETRSRLSKTVDHVLRDNVAMPHYMHFMELQGADHLVRFWLEAESFRSTSWSRVRAHSLNSVKHSSLAEPVPASEGGSELSGLAQHTPNALTRDCSSEGTTVQSEQRDSSNTEAGQRPGTPRAETPSRQPPSRTGTPYKSNSTLRDLSDKLMKSIEKDAVTIFTKYISPDAMRPIPITEQIRNDIVAKICGEDGMVDPNCFVIAQVVVFSIMEQQHFSEFLRSHHFCKYQIEVLTSGSVFLADILFCESALFYFSEYMEKEEAMNVLQFWLAADNFQNQLAAKKGQYDGQEAQNDAMILYDKYFSLQATNPLGFGDSVRMEIESNICREGGPLPDCFTTPLRQAWTTMEKVYMPGFLSSNLYYKYLSDLINSVRADEFVNVSTPGQGGPADNDRPSSNASEGSQTQHGVKKAAIKILKNFDEAITVDVASLDPESLYQRPYAGRMTFGKVNELGQFIREAEPEPDVKKSKGSMFSQAMKKWVQGNSDEAQEEMAWQIAKMIVNDVVHQSNHDSPGKSTKL; encoded by the exons ATGTCGTTTTTCAAGAGGAAAG CTAAAAGCAAAGAACCTGAGAGAGTGACAGATGCTAAAGTCAACAGAG CTCCAGTCAGCCCTCACTCTCCATCACTAGGACTAAGGAACCACCATGCCATCCAGGAAGCTGCGGGGCCCAGCCATGTGGCCATTAACGCCATCTCTGCCAACATGGACTCCTTTGCTCGAGGTCGCACCGCCATCCTCAAGAAGCAGCCGAGCCACATGGAGGCTGCGCACTTCGGCGATCTTG GTCATTCCAGTGTAAACTATCAGCCCCAGGAGACCCGCTCTCGGCTGTCCAAGACGGTAGACCATGTCCTTCGGGACAACGTGGCGATGCCCCACTACATGCATTTCATGGAACTACAGGGTGCCGACCACCTGGTTCGGTTCTGGTTGGAGGCCGAGAGTTTCCGCTCCACTAGCTGGTCCCGAGTCCGAGCACACAGCCTCAATTCTGTCAAACACAGCTCCTTGGCCGAGCCCGTCCCTGCTTCTGAAGGTGGCTCGGAGCTCTCAGGGCTCGCCCAACACACACCCAACGCCCTCACCCGGGACTGTAGCAGTGAAGGCACTACAGTGCAGTCAGAGCAGCGGGACTCCTCCAACACAGAAGCAGGCCAGAGACCCGGCACCCCTCGAGCAGAAACCCCCAGCAGGCAGCCACCGTCCAGGACAGGGACTCCCTACAAGTCAAACAGCACCCTGCGAGACCTCTCAGACAAACTCATGAAAA gtATAGAGAAAGATGCAGTTACCATCTTCACTAAGTACATCTCTCCAGACGCTATGAGGCCTATCCCCATCACAGAACAGATCAGAAACGACATAGTTG CTAAGATATGTGGAGAGGACGGCATGGTGGACCCAAACTGCTTTGTTATTGCACAGGTGGTAGTCTTCTCCATCATGGAGCAACA GCACTTCAGTGAATTCCTGCGGAGCCATCATTTCTGTAAATACCAGATTGAAGTGTTGACTAGTGGTTCCGTGTTCCTAGCTGACATCTTGTTCTGTGAGTCAGCTCTCTTCTACTTCTCTGAG TACATGGAAAAGGAGGAGGCGATGAATGTATTGCAGTTCTGGCTGGCGGCAGACAACTTCCAGAACCAGCTTGCAGCTAAAAAGGGCCAGTATGATGGTCAGGAGGCCCAAAATGATGCCATGATCCTATACGATAA GTATTTCTCACTCCAGGCCACCAACCCTCTGGGCTTTGGCGACTCTGTGCGGATGGAGATAGAGTCGAATATCTGCCGAGAGGGAGGCCCTCTCCCCGACTGTTTCACCACTCCACTCAGACAGGCCTGGACAACCATGGAGAAG GTCTACATGCCAGGCTTCCTGTCTAGTAACCTTTACTACAAATACCTGAGTGACCTCATCAACTCAGTGCGTGCGGATGAGTTTGTAAATGTCAGCACTCCGGGTCAGGGTGGGCCTGCGGACAACGACCGTCCAAGTTCAAATGCCAGCGAGGGCTCTCAAACTCAG CATGGTGTCAAAAAGGCAGCGATAAAGATCCTGAAAAACTTTGATGAGGCGATAACGGTGGACGTTGCCAGTCTGGACCCCGAGTCCCTGTACCAGAGGCCATATGCTGG AAGGATGACGTTTGGGAAGGTGAATGAGCTGGGCCAGTTTATCAGGGAGGCAGAGCCAGAGCCGGATGTGAAGAAATCCAAAG GTTCCATGTTTTCTCAAGCCATGAAGAAGTGGGTCCAAGGCAACTCAGATGAG GCCCAGGAGGAGATGGCATGGCAGATTGCCAAGATGATTGTCAACGACGTTGTTCACCAGTCAAACCACGACAGCCCTGGCAAGTCCACCAAG TTATGA